A window of the Emys orbicularis isolate rEmyOrb1 chromosome 1, rEmyOrb1.hap1, whole genome shotgun sequence genome harbors these coding sequences:
- the CHKB gene encoding choline/ethanolamine kinase: MEAEAPGARCPGDGECAVPGSPRGAAVPGHTRLRAFLWCREFLAGSWKLIAPEEFGISPVSGGLSNLLYKCSLPDHVLSVGDEPRQVLLRVYGAILQGVDSLVLESVMFAILAERALGPRLYGVFPQGRLEQYIPSRRLRTEDLQDPDISREIAMKMSRFHGMVMPFNKEPKWLFGTMERYLKQIAELTFPQEAQRKKFNQLKAYNLQKEMGSLRELLESTPSPVVFCHNDVQEGNILLLAGRESHPTDKLMLIDFEYSSYNYRGFDIGNHFCEWVYDYTHDTWPFYKASLENYPTRQQQLHFIQHYLWEDSGRCGDTTHEEQARIEEEMLTEIGRFALASHFFWGLWSILQAKISTIEFGYLDYAQCRFEAYFQQKAQCP; encoded by the exons ATGGAGGCGGAGGCGCCCGGCGCGCGGTGCCCGGGCGATGGCGAGTGCGCGGTGCCCGGCTCCCCCCGCGGCGCCGCCGTGCCCGGCCACACCCGGCTCCGCGCCTTCCTGTGGTGCCGCGAGTTCCTGGCCGGCTCCTGGAAACTGATCGCGCCCGAGGAGTTCGGCATCAGCCCGGTCAG TGGGGGGCTCAGCAACCTGCTGTACAAATGCAGCCTCCCGGACCACGTCCTGAGCGTGGGCGATGAGCCTCGGCAGGTGCTGCTGCGCGTCTACGGGGCCATTCTGCAG GGCGTGGACTCGCTGGTGCTGGAGAGCGTGATGTTTGCCATCCTGGCAGAGCGGGCGCTGGGGCCACGGCTCTATGGGGTCTTTCCCCAGGGGCGCCTGGAGCAATACATTCCG AGCCGGCGTCTGCGCACGGAGGACCTGCAGGACCCCGACATCTCCAGGGAGATAGCGATGAAGATGTCCCGCTTCCACGGCATGGTGATGCCCTTCAATAAGGAGCCCAAGTGGCTGTTTGGGACCATGGAACG GTACCTGAAGCAGATTGCCGAGCTCACCTTCCCCCAGGAAGCCCAGCGGAAGAAGTTCAACCAgctcaaagcctataacctgcaGAAGGAAATGGGGAGCCTCAG ggagctgctggagtccACGCCGTCCCCTGTGGTCTTCTGCCACAATGACGTGCAGGAAG GGAacatcctgctgctggctgggcggGAGTCACACCCCACTGACAAGCTGATGCTGATTGACTTTGAATACAGCAGCTACAACTACAG gggctTTGACATCGGCAATCACTTCTGCGAGTGGGTGTACGACTACACCCATGACACGTGGCCCTTCTACAAGGCCTCCTTGGAGAACTACCCCACGCGCCAGCAGCAG CTGCACTTCATCCAGCACTACCTGTGGGAGGACTCGGGGCGGTGCGGGGACACCACGCACGAGGAGCAGGCCCGCATCGAGGAGGAGATGCTCACTGAGATTGGCCG GTTTGCTCTGGCCTCTCACTTCTTTTGGGGTCTCTGGTCCATCCTGCAGGCGAAGATCTCCACCATTGAGTTCGGCTACCTG GATTACGCGCAGTGCCGTTTCGAGGCCTACTTCCAGCAGAAGGCGCAGTGCCCGTGA